The following coding sequences lie in one Calidithermus timidus DSM 17022 genomic window:
- a CDS encoding TlpA family protein disulfide reductase encodes MSTTRNWIQWSAAAAVLLALGLGLFLRNPNREGGVRLEGEVQNFSGERFDLARFRGQPVVVNAWATWCGPCRRELPMLLEQAKAHREIRFVFLNQGEGPEAVRAYLEEARLDMPEAYFDPNSGVIQRWGAQGLPTTYFFDAAGKLVAKHVGELNKEQLLGYLSLL; translated from the coding sequence ATGAGCACGACGCGCAATTGGATTCAGTGGTCTGCCGCGGCGGCGGTTCTGCTGGCTTTGGGGCTGGGGCTATTCCTGCGCAACCCCAATCGAGAAGGCGGGGTGCGCCTCGAGGGCGAGGTGCAGAACTTCAGCGGCGAGCGCTTCGACCTCGCCCGCTTCAGGGGCCAGCCGGTAGTGGTCAACGCCTGGGCCACGTGGTGCGGCCCCTGCCGCCGCGAACTCCCCATGCTGCTCGAGCAGGCCAAGGCACACCGCGAGATCAGGTTTGTCTTCCTCAACCAAGGAGAGGGGCCCGAAGCCGTGCGGGCTTACCTCGAGGAAGCCCGGCTGGACATGCCCGAAGCCTATTTCGACCCCAACAGCGGAGTGATCCAGCGCTGGGGAGCACAAGGCCTGCCCACCACCTACTTCTTCGACGCCGCAGGGAAGCTGGTTGCCAAGCACGTCGGCGAGCTCAATAAGGAGCAGCTTCTGGGTTACTTATCGCTGCTATAG
- the metG gene encoding methionine--tRNA ligase — protein MSKVFYVTTAIDYANATPHIGHVYEKILADFLARWHRLDGYQTYFLTGTDEHGEKIARAAAKAGKSPKEFVDELSEGAFRALYDRLGISYDDFIRTTQERHKRYVQQVLQKVYDAGDIYYAEYEGLYSVGSERFVTEKELVDGIFPGDSEPPVLRREANYFFRMEKYRPWLLEHLQNNPDFIQPTGYRNEVLEMLKEPIGDLSISRPKERVPWGIPIPWDENHVTYVWFDALLNYVSALVAEGRYEPFWKHAWHVIGKDILKPHAVFWPTMLKAAGLPLYEKLVVHGHILALDGRKMGKSLGNAIDPAEMLEKYGIDALHYALLRDTTLAADSPFGEPVIVSRLNSDLANDLGNLLSRVRTMLLKYCGGVLPQPSPGDSPIAREGVSLAARVRPLVRELRFNLALEEVLQYVRNLNKYVNDHKPWELARDEAKRKTLEDVLYTVVEGLRIASVLLEAAIPNKAKELRRALGLGDYGVADTEVWGLSPAGTRIPEEAPILFPKLEAAPQDAGRKAQNAKDKSAARPELSVQPQAASGDPKLANGPISIEDFARIELRVAEVVACEKHPQADKLLILRLNVGDHTRQVVSGIAQWYKPEDLIGRKLILVANLKPAKLRGVESQGMILAGEDEAGNVVVVTPEKDLPPGARVR, from the coding sequence ATGAGCAAGGTTTTTTACGTGACCACCGCGATTGACTACGCCAACGCGACTCCCCACATCGGCCACGTCTACGAGAAGATCCTGGCCGATTTCCTGGCCCGTTGGCACCGGCTGGACGGCTACCAAACCTACTTCCTCACCGGGACCGACGAGCACGGCGAGAAGATCGCCAGAGCAGCGGCCAAGGCTGGAAAGAGCCCCAAGGAGTTCGTCGATGAGCTCTCAGAAGGGGCCTTTCGCGCCCTCTACGACCGCCTGGGCATCAGCTACGACGACTTCATCCGCACCACCCAGGAGCGCCACAAGCGCTATGTGCAGCAGGTTTTGCAGAAGGTCTACGACGCGGGCGACATCTATTACGCCGAGTACGAGGGGCTCTACTCGGTGGGCTCCGAGCGCTTTGTGACCGAAAAGGAGCTGGTAGACGGGATTTTCCCCGGCGACTCCGAGCCACCGGTGCTGCGCCGGGAGGCCAACTACTTCTTCCGCATGGAGAAGTACCGTCCCTGGCTGCTGGAGCACCTGCAGAACAACCCCGACTTCATCCAGCCCACCGGCTATCGCAACGAGGTGCTCGAGATGCTCAAGGAACCCATCGGCGACCTCTCCATCTCGAGGCCGAAGGAGCGCGTGCCCTGGGGCATCCCCATCCCCTGGGACGAGAACCACGTCACCTACGTGTGGTTTGACGCGCTCTTGAACTACGTCTCGGCCCTGGTGGCCGAGGGGCGCTACGAGCCCTTCTGGAAGCACGCCTGGCACGTCATCGGCAAGGATATCCTCAAGCCCCACGCGGTCTTCTGGCCTACCATGCTCAAGGCCGCCGGGCTGCCGCTGTACGAAAAGCTCGTGGTCCACGGGCACATCCTGGCTCTTGACGGACGCAAGATGGGCAAGAGCCTGGGCAACGCCATCGACCCCGCCGAGATGCTCGAGAAATACGGGATAGACGCCCTGCACTACGCCCTTTTGCGCGATACCACCCTGGCCGCCGACAGTCCCTTTGGCGAGCCGGTGATCGTCTCGCGGCTCAACTCCGACCTGGCCAACGACCTAGGCAACCTGCTCTCGAGGGTGCGCACCATGCTGCTGAAGTACTGCGGCGGGGTGCTGCCCCAGCCTTCTCCTGGCGATTCACCCATCGCCCGCGAGGGGGTGAGCCTGGCTGCACGGGTGCGTCCCTTGGTGCGCGAACTGCGCTTCAACTTGGCCCTGGAGGAAGTGCTGCAGTACGTGCGCAACCTCAACAAATACGTCAACGACCACAAGCCCTGGGAACTCGCCCGCGACGAGGCCAAGCGCAAGACCCTCGAGGACGTGCTCTATACCGTGGTCGAAGGCTTGCGCATCGCTTCGGTGCTGCTCGAGGCGGCCATCCCCAACAAGGCCAAGGAACTGCGCCGGGCGCTGGGGCTGGGCGACTACGGCGTGGCCGATACCGAAGTCTGGGGGCTTTCGCCTGCTGGCACCCGGATTCCCGAGGAGGCCCCTATCCTGTTCCCCAAGCTCGAGGCTGCACCACAGGACGCTGGACGCAAGGCACAAAACGCCAAGGATAAATCCGCTGCGAGGCCTGAGCTTTCGGTTCAACCACAAGCTGCCAGCGGTGACCCCAAATTGGCTAACGGCCCCATCTCCATCGAGGACTTTGCCCGCATCGAGTTGCGCGTGGCCGAGGTGGTCGCCTGCGAAAAGCACCCCCAAGCCGACAAGCTGCTGATCCTCCGGCTCAACGTGGGCGACCACACCCGTCAGGTGGTCTCGGGCATCGCCCAGTGGTACAAGCCTGAGGACCTGATCGGGCGCAAGCTGATCCTGGTGGCCAACCTCAAGCCGGCCAAGCTGCGCGGCGTGGAGTCACAGGGCATGATTTTGGCCGGGGAAGACGAGGCTGGCAACGTGGTCGTGGTCACGCCCGAAAAAGACCTTCCGCCAGGGGCCAGGGTGCGCTGA
- the rpiA gene encoding ribose-5-phosphate isomerase RpiA — MTTPEIYKREAGIEAVRYVQSGMVVGLGTGSTAKYAVLEIGRRLREGEISDIRGIPTSEATARLAVEQGIPLMELDEYGVDLAIDGADEIAPDLSLIKGLGGALLREKIVEVAARQFIVIADSSKLVGQLGRGAVPIEVVPFGYKSTLRHLRELGEPALRLKEGQPYHSDGGNLIADTFFGPIDDPGALQEKLKRIPGVVETGLFVGMASLAVVADSQGIRTLRR, encoded by the coding sequence ATGACTACTCCTGAAATCTACAAACGTGAAGCCGGGATCGAGGCCGTACGCTACGTGCAGTCGGGGATGGTGGTGGGGCTGGGTACGGGCTCTACCGCGAAGTATGCCGTGCTCGAGATCGGACGCCGGCTGCGGGAGGGTGAGATCAGCGACATACGGGGTATTCCTACCTCGGAAGCTACAGCTCGGCTGGCCGTGGAGCAGGGCATTCCGCTGATGGAACTCGACGAGTACGGGGTGGACCTGGCCATCGACGGAGCCGACGAAATCGCTCCAGACCTCTCGCTCATCAAGGGCTTGGGTGGGGCGCTGTTGCGGGAGAAGATCGTCGAGGTGGCCGCGCGGCAGTTCATCGTGATCGCCGACTCGAGCAAGCTGGTCGGCCAGCTTGGGCGGGGCGCGGTGCCCATCGAGGTAGTTCCCTTTGGTTACAAGAGCACCCTCAGGCATCTGCGCGAGCTGGGCGAGCCTGCGCTGCGCTTGAAGGAGGGTCAGCCATACCACAGCGACGGGGGCAACCTCATCGCCGACACCTTCTTTGGCCCCATCGATGACCCCGGCGCTTTGCAGGAGAAGCTCAAGCGCATTCCCGGCGTGGTCGAGACGGGCTTGTTCGTGGGGATGGCGAGCTTGGCAGTGGTGGCCGACTCCCAGGGGATCCGCACCCTCAGGCGCTGA
- the bcp gene encoding thioredoxin-dependent thiol peroxidase produces MVSVGKIAPSFALPDQEGKVHRLSDYQGKWVVLYFYPKDDTPGCTKEACSFRDEKGRLEQMGAVVLGVSADDTASHSKFAGKYGLNFPLLADPSTEVIKAYGAWGKKNLYGQEYEGILRQTFLIDPTGHIAKVWEKVRAEDHALEVAQALQELQQA; encoded by the coding sequence ATGGTCAGCGTAGGCAAAATCGCACCATCGTTCGCCCTCCCCGATCAAGAGGGCAAGGTTCACAGGCTTTCGGATTACCAGGGCAAGTGGGTGGTGCTTTACTTCTACCCCAAGGACGATACCCCCGGTTGCACCAAAGAGGCCTGCTCTTTCCGCGACGAGAAGGGGCGGCTGGAGCAGATGGGCGCGGTGGTGCTGGGAGTCTCTGCCGACGATACGGCCAGCCACAGTAAGTTCGCCGGCAAGTACGGCCTCAACTTCCCGCTGTTGGCCGACCCCAGTACCGAGGTCATCAAGGCCTACGGGGCTTGGGGCAAGAAAAACCTGTACGGCCAGGAATACGAGGGTATCCTGCGCCAGACCTTCCTGATCGACCCCACTGGCCACATCGCGAAGGTTTGGGAGAAGGTCAGGGCCGAGGACCACGCCCTCGAGGTGGCCCAGGCTCTGCAAGAGCTTCAGCAGGCCTGA
- a CDS encoding adenosine-specific kinase, whose protein sequence is MELQVVQLEKPENLNVILGQSHFIKTVEDLHEALVTAVPGIKFGLAFCEASGKRLVRRTGTAPELVELAVRNARNIGAGHSFLIVLGEGFFPINVLHAVKACPEVVRIFAATANPLSVVVAQEGEQRGILGVMDGFLPLGVEGEEDVAWRKDLLRRFGYKVG, encoded by the coding sequence ATGGAACTACAAGTGGTGCAGCTCGAGAAGCCGGAAAACCTCAACGTCATCTTGGGGCAGAGCCATTTCATCAAGACCGTCGAGGACTTGCACGAGGCGCTGGTGACCGCCGTACCGGGGATCAAGTTCGGCCTGGCCTTTTGCGAGGCCAGCGGTAAACGCCTCGTCCGCAGGACTGGGACTGCGCCCGAGTTGGTCGAACTGGCCGTACGCAACGCACGGAACATCGGCGCGGGTCACAGCTTCCTGATCGTGCTGGGTGAGGGCTTCTTTCCCATCAACGTGTTGCACGCGGTAAAGGCCTGCCCCGAAGTGGTGCGCATCTTCGCGGCCACGGCTAACCCTTTGAGCGTGGTCGTCGCACAAGAGGGTGAGCAGCGAGGCATTCTCGGCGTGATGGATGGTTTCCTGCCGCTAGGGGTTGAGGGTGAGGAGGATGTCGCCTGGCGCAAGGACCTGTTGCGGCGCTTTGGGTACAAGGTGGGATAA
- the proC gene encoding pyrroline-5-carboxylate reductase, with translation MKLAMVGVGKMGRSILEGVLRSGFLSAGEIGVLDFPERTQQIAEQYAVNALDPEDLRRAERVLIGVQPKDFPALAPRIVHPNTGYISIMAGVSTTVLSRRLGTRRVVRAMPNVAATIGRSSTALTAPPEAEEAGDLKFAQKLFATVGDIYDLPERLFNAFTGMSASAPAYIAVVAEALADGGVKQGIPRAQALKLAADVLVSTGELLRRKHPAVVKEEVASPGGTTIYGLAALEARGLRAALIEAVEAATLRGFALGEDE, from the coding sequence ATGAAACTGGCCATGGTGGGCGTGGGCAAGATGGGCAGGAGCATCCTCGAAGGAGTGCTCCGCTCGGGCTTTCTCAGCGCGGGGGAGATCGGCGTGCTGGATTTCCCCGAGCGTACTCAGCAGATTGCCGAGCAGTACGCTGTGAACGCCCTCGACCCTGAAGACTTGCGACGAGCCGAGCGGGTTCTGATAGGGGTGCAGCCCAAGGATTTCCCGGCTCTGGCACCCCGCATCGTCCATCCCAACACGGGCTATATCTCGATCATGGCGGGGGTTTCGACCACCGTGCTCTCCCGCCGCCTGGGCACGCGCCGGGTGGTGCGGGCCATGCCCAACGTGGCGGCTACCATTGGGCGCAGCTCCACCGCCCTCACCGCGCCTCCCGAGGCCGAGGAGGCTGGCGACCTCAAGTTCGCCCAAAAGCTCTTCGCCACCGTGGGCGACATCTACGACCTGCCCGAGCGATTGTTCAACGCTTTTACCGGTATGTCGGCCTCGGCCCCGGCTTACATCGCCGTGGTGGCCGAGGCCCTGGCCGACGGGGGGGTCAAGCAGGGTATCCCCAGGGCGCAGGCGCTCAAGCTGGCTGCCGATGTGCTGGTATCTACTGGAGAGCTGTTGCGCCGCAAGCATCCGGCTGTGGTCAAGGAGGAGGTCGCCAGTCCCGGCGGTACTACCATCTATGGCCTGGCCGCCCTGGAGGCCCGCGGCCTGCGGGCTGCCCTGATCGAAGCCGTAGAAGCCGCTACCCTACGCGGCTTTGCGCTGGGAGAAGATGAGTGA
- the tsaB gene encoding tRNA (adenosine(37)-N6)-threonylcarbamoyltransferase complex dimerization subunit type 1 TsaB: MQVLAIDTATAFLVLGLPASERVVRLDRRHAEALFSELESFLQWANCGLAQLQGIAVGRGPGSYTGLRIGVAAGLGLARGLGIPLVGVDTLAGVAGRYRGTVRVAHSTRGGFVYTASYHVHDEIQALTPAEKRPLEGLEPHSLDEPPSGRVLARLGARLLRSGQRGVEPLYL, from the coding sequence GTGCAGGTACTGGCCATCGACACCGCGACCGCTTTTTTGGTGCTCGGCCTGCCCGCCAGCGAGCGCGTCGTTCGGCTAGACCGCCGTCATGCCGAAGCGCTCTTTAGCGAGCTCGAGTCCTTCCTCCAGTGGGCAAACTGTGGGCTCGCGCAGCTCCAGGGCATCGCCGTGGGCCGGGGGCCCGGCTCTTACACCGGGCTGCGCATCGGCGTCGCGGCAGGGCTGGGGCTGGCGAGGGGGTTGGGCATTCCCCTCGTTGGCGTGGACACGCTGGCCGGAGTGGCCGGACGCTACCGGGGTACGGTGAGGGTGGCTCACTCCACCCGCGGCGGCTTCGTATACACCGCCAGCTACCACGTTCACGACGAAATCCAAGCCCTTACGCCCGCCGAGAAAAGGCCCCTCGAGGGCCTCGAGCCCCACTCGCTAGACGAGCCCCCATCGGGGCGGGTGTTGGCCAGACTGGGAGCCAGGCTGCTGCGCTCGGGCCAGAGGGGTGTGGAACCCCTCTACCTCTGA
- a CDS encoding class I SAM-dependent methyltransferase, translating into MVLEAYHRLHPLPAGPLTLYHKAGARGYGDGRWELLARSLRAHGVRALDLNPGIGLASAVLVKAGLELDLLETSRAALRCLEAAFGSQPGVQVRTALPWEAPVEHYDQAVLVLPSERGQDFTHLSLLAAARALRPGGQLWLSGDKNKGFERQFGAAKALLGCGEVLKREGPLRVAVLEKQNPSPHLPDPWTNFSIEARGRSQAFYCLSGVFSAGQLDRATALLLETLGDISGAEVLDLGGGYGAIGLTLAAEGARATLLEDDLASVLSARRSADAAQISATIIHSDVDEGLPKDRSFDIVLSNPPFHVGGSVILDVAHAFITVAHARLRSGGRFYLVANPFLKYEPLLQTLFGGVRTLATEGYKVLSCTKDRSAR; encoded by the coding sequence GTGGTTCTCGAGGCCTACCACCGCCTGCATCCCCTGCCCGCCGGCCCACTCACGCTCTACCACAAGGCGGGTGCGCGGGGGTATGGGGACGGGCGCTGGGAGCTGTTGGCCAGAAGCCTTCGGGCTCACGGGGTCAGGGCCCTCGACCTCAACCCCGGCATCGGGCTCGCCAGCGCCGTGCTGGTGAAAGCCGGGCTCGAGCTAGACCTGCTGGAGACCTCTCGCGCCGCCCTGCGCTGCCTCGAGGCCGCTTTCGGCAGCCAGCCTGGCGTGCAGGTCCGCACCGCCTTGCCCTGGGAAGCTCCGGTGGAGCACTACGACCAGGCCGTGCTGGTCCTGCCTTCAGAGCGGGGGCAGGACTTCACCCACCTCAGCCTCCTCGCCGCGGCCCGCGCCCTGCGTCCTGGCGGGCAGTTGTGGCTCAGTGGCGATAAGAACAAGGGCTTCGAGCGGCAATTCGGGGCGGCCAAGGCCCTGCTGGGCTGTGGGGAAGTGCTAAAGCGCGAAGGACCTTTGCGGGTGGCGGTGCTGGAGAAGCAAAACCCCTCCCCCCACCTCCCCGACCCCTGGACGAACTTCAGCATCGAGGCCAGGGGCCGCTCGCAGGCGTTTTACTGCCTGAGCGGGGTCTTCTCCGCCGGGCAGCTCGACAGGGCCACCGCCCTGCTGCTCGAGACCCTGGGAGACATCTCCGGCGCCGAGGTGCTCGACCTGGGAGGGGGCTACGGCGCCATTGGGTTGACGCTGGCTGCCGAAGGTGCGCGCGCGACGCTGCTGGAGGATGACCTGGCGAGCGTTCTGAGCGCGAGGCGAAGCGCCGATGCTGCTCAGATCAGCGCTACCATCATCCACAGCGACGTAGATGAAGGCTTGCCAAAAGACCGTTCATTCGATATAGTACTATCAAACCCCCCGTTTCACGTGGGGGGCTCAGTCATTCTCGATGTGGCCCACGCTTTCATCACAGTCGCACACGCCCGCCTTCGGTCAGGCGGGAGGTTCTATCTTGTGGCCAATCCCTTCTTGAAGTACGAACCGCTCCTGCAGACGCTATTTGGTGGCGTCCGCACCCTTGCGACAGAGGGCTATAAGGTGCTCTCGTGCACTAAAGACCGGAGCGCACGGTGA
- the rpoD gene encoding RNA polymerase sigma factor RpoD — MSKKKSTAKAKSATPVAEPKSKAKKAKEAKADDALLDEGLGDGALTLDAPDVPPLELVEDAPEDLEAAEELLIEGDIDETADVLDLDLDTLEAPTILEETDDELEDDFPTIRVSTSDPVRQYLHEIGQVPLLTLEEEIDLARRVEDGVAAAGFLAQETGLEAELIRQVLRSQVQGSSRVTSVPGLEIRIDPETIQAVDSRLRALPREVKRYLHIARDGEICRQHLIEANLRLVVSIAKKYTGRGLSFLDLIQEGNQGLIRAVEKFEYKRRYKFSTYATWWIRQAINRAIADQARTIRIPVHMVETINKLTRTARQMQQELGREPTYEEVAEAMGPGWDAKKVEETFKIAQEPVSLETPIGDEKDSFYGDFIPDEHMASPVDSAAQSMLSEELEKALNKLSEREAMVLKLRKGLIDGREHTLEEVGAYFGVTRERIRQIENKALRKLKYHESRTRKLRDFLD, encoded by the coding sequence TTGAGCAAGAAGAAAAGCACCGCCAAGGCCAAATCCGCGACCCCCGTAGCCGAACCCAAGTCCAAGGCCAAGAAGGCCAAAGAAGCCAAGGCGGACGACGCCCTGCTGGATGAGGGATTGGGCGACGGCGCCCTGACCCTCGACGCCCCCGACGTGCCGCCCCTGGAGCTAGTCGAAGATGCCCCTGAAGACCTCGAGGCAGCCGAAGAGCTGCTCATCGAGGGGGATATCGACGAGACCGCCGATGTGCTCGACCTCGACCTCGACACCCTCGAGGCCCCCACCATCCTCGAGGAGACCGACGACGAGCTTGAAGACGATTTCCCCACCATCCGCGTCAGCACCTCCGACCCGGTGCGGCAATACCTGCACGAGATCGGCCAGGTGCCGCTGCTGACGCTGGAGGAAGAGATCGACCTGGCCCGCCGGGTCGAGGATGGGGTGGCTGCCGCCGGCTTCTTAGCCCAGGAGACGGGGCTCGAGGCCGAGCTCATCCGCCAGGTGCTGCGCTCGCAGGTGCAGGGCAGCTCCCGCGTGACCAGCGTTCCCGGGCTCGAGATTCGGATCGACCCCGAAACCATCCAGGCCGTCGACAGCCGCCTGCGGGCCCTGCCGCGCGAGGTCAAGCGCTATCTGCACATCGCCCGCGACGGGGAAATCTGCCGCCAGCACCTGATCGAAGCCAACCTGCGCCTGGTGGTCTCCATCGCCAAGAAGTACACCGGACGCGGCCTCTCCTTCCTCGATCTGATCCAAGAGGGCAACCAGGGCCTCATCCGCGCGGTGGAGAAGTTCGAGTACAAGCGGCGCTACAAGTTCTCGACCTATGCCACCTGGTGGATTCGCCAGGCCATCAACCGCGCCATCGCCGATCAGGCCCGCACCATTCGCATCCCGGTGCACATGGTCGAGACCATCAACAAGCTCACCCGCACCGCCCGCCAGATGCAGCAGGAGCTCGGCCGCGAGCCCACCTACGAGGAAGTGGCCGAAGCCATGGGCCCCGGCTGGGACGCCAAGAAGGTGGAGGAAACCTTCAAGATCGCCCAGGAGCCGGTTTCGCTCGAGACCCCCATCGGCGACGAGAAGGACTCCTTCTACGGCGACTTCATCCCCGACGAACACATGGCCTCCCCTGTGGACTCCGCCGCCCAGAGCATGCTCAGCGAGGAGCTCGAGAAGGCTTTAAATAAGCTCTCCGAGCGTGAGGCCATGGTGCTCAAGCTGCGCAAAGGCCTCATCGACGGGCGCGAGCACACCCTCGAAGAAGTGGGCGCTTACTTCGGCGTGACCCGCGAGCGCATCCGCCAGATCGAGAACAAGGCGCTGCGCAAGCTCAAGTACCACGAGTCGCGCACCCGCAAGCTGCGCGACTTCCTGGACTAA
- the nadC gene encoding carboxylating nicotinate-nucleotide diphosphorylase, whose amino-acid sequence MSDPRDSRFTPLITEAIRRALEEDIGEGDVTTLCTIPPQARSSGHFLAKESGVIAGLEVVRQVYAQLDPRLELEVLFPDGSALEAGTVFARVQGPCQALLMGERTALNFMQRMSGIATQTRRFVQAVAHTKARILDTRKTAPGLRALDKWAVRIGGGVNHRFGLWDEVLIKDNHIAAVGSLREAVRRVREGDPQQRPITVEVRTLEELREALELSPGGRQYSGVSRILLDNMDLEQLRQAVAISAGRVPLEASGNVTLENVAQVAETGVDFISVGALTHSVKALDISLDLES is encoded by the coding sequence ATGTCCGACCCAAGGGATTCCCGCTTCACCCCCCTGATCACCGAAGCCATCCGGCGGGCACTCGAGGAGGATATCGGCGAGGGAGACGTGACCACGCTGTGCACCATCCCTCCTCAGGCCCGCTCGAGCGGGCATTTCCTCGCCAAGGAGTCGGGGGTGATCGCCGGGCTCGAGGTGGTCCGACAGGTCTATGCCCAGCTCGATCCCCGCCTCGAGCTCGAGGTGCTCTTCCCCGACGGGAGCGCGCTCGAGGCGGGCACGGTCTTCGCCAGGGTGCAAGGCCCCTGCCAAGCACTCCTGATGGGCGAGCGCACCGCGCTCAACTTCATGCAGCGCATGTCGGGCATCGCCACCCAGACCCGCCGCTTCGTGCAGGCGGTGGCCCATACCAAAGCCCGCATCCTCGACACCCGCAAGACCGCGCCGGGCCTGCGGGCGCTGGACAAGTGGGCGGTGCGCATCGGCGGGGGGGTCAACCACCGCTTCGGTCTGTGGGACGAGGTGCTGATCAAGGACAACCACATCGCTGCCGTGGGAAGCCTCCGCGAGGCCGTGCGACGGGTGCGAGAGGGCGACCCCCAGCAGCGGCCCATCACCGTGGAAGTGCGCACCCTCGAGGAGCTGCGCGAGGCGCTCGAGCTCAGTCCCGGCGGACGCCAGTACTCAGGCGTGAGCCGCATCCTGCTGGACAACATGGACCTAGAGCAGCTCCGCCAGGCGGTGGCGATCAGCGCCGGACGCGTCCCGCTGGAGGCCTCCGGCAACGTCACGCTGGAGAACGTGGCCCAGGTAGCCGAGACGGGCGTAGACTTCATCTCCGTCGGAGCCCTAACCCACTCGGTCAAGGCGCTGGACATCAGCTTGGATCTTGAATCGTGA
- the nadA gene encoding quinolinate synthase NadA, with translation MTHLSFDQLKDRLAGIVPEFELEAKFEIAQEILELKREKNAVILGHNYMEPALFHIIPDYTGDSLELSRVAARTDAEIIVFCGVRFMAETAKILNPGKTVLLPSTKAGCSLAASITAEDVRRLKERFPGVPVVTYVNTYADVKAESDVCCTSSNAVAVVESLQSDTVIFLPDEYLARNIARETGKRIIFPTLDEGAPGELGYEMIGWHGRCEVHERYTVQDIEDVRRMFPDVVILSHPECSPEVVEASDFAGSTTAMIRYVEKSNAPRYLLLTECSMGDNVMAAYPEKEFVRLCTVRCPHMNQITLEDTLNALKLGRHVIEVPEDIRVRAAKALERMIAIGPNGKRD, from the coding sequence ATGACCCACCTCAGCTTCGACCAGCTCAAGGACCGGCTCGCGGGCATCGTGCCCGAGTTCGAGCTCGAGGCCAAGTTCGAGATCGCGCAGGAAATCCTCGAGCTCAAGCGCGAGAAGAACGCGGTGATCCTGGGCCACAACTACATGGAACCCGCCCTCTTTCACATCATCCCCGACTACACTGGCGACTCGCTCGAGCTCTCCCGCGTCGCCGCCAGAACCGACGCCGAGATCATCGTGTTCTGCGGGGTGAGGTTCATGGCCGAGACCGCCAAGATCCTCAACCCCGGCAAGACCGTGCTGCTGCCCTCCACCAAAGCCGGCTGCTCGCTGGCGGCGAGCATCACCGCCGAGGACGTGCGGCGGCTCAAGGAGCGCTTTCCCGGCGTGCCGGTGGTGACTTACGTCAACACCTACGCCGACGTGAAGGCCGAGAGCGACGTGTGCTGCACCTCGAGCAACGCGGTAGCGGTGGTGGAGTCTCTCCAAAGCGACACGGTCATCTTCCTGCCCGACGAATACCTCGCCCGCAACATAGCCCGCGAGACCGGCAAGCGCATCATCTTCCCGACCCTCGACGAGGGCGCGCCAGGCGAGCTGGGCTACGAGATGATCGGCTGGCACGGGCGCTGCGAGGTCCACGAGCGCTACACCGTGCAGGACATCGAGGACGTGCGCAGGATGTTCCCCGACGTGGTGATCCTCTCGCACCCCGAGTGCAGCCCCGAGGTGGTCGAAGCCTCCGACTTCGCCGGAAGCACTACCGCCATGATCCGCTACGTCGAGAAAAGCAACGCCCCACGCTACTTGCTCCTGACCGAGTGCTCGATGGGCGATAACGTGATGGCGGCCTACCCCGAAAAGGAGTTCGTGCGCCTGTGCACGGTGCGCTGCCCCCACATGAACCAGATCACCCTCGAGGACACCTTAAACGCCCTCAAGCTGGGCCGCCACGTCATCGAGGTGCCCGAAGACATCCGGGTACGGGCCGCCAAGGCCCTCGAGCGCATGATCGCCATAGGCCCCAACGGGAAGAGGGATTGA